In Halichondria panicea chromosome 9, odHalPani1.1, whole genome shotgun sequence, a genomic segment contains:
- the LOC135341581 gene encoding very long-chain specific acyl-CoA dehydrogenase, mitochondrial-like, whose product MSHCVRLSKQLLRVPTRYWRSATLSQLSDGQGWSRSYSSQSNNSFVMNSFAGKFETAELFPYPDVLTDEQRQNASMFVDPVTKFFEETNDPARNDREERVPPEIMDQLKEMGAFGLQVPAELSGVGLTNTQYARMVEIVGGHDLGIGICLGAHQSIGFKGILLYGTEEQKAKYLPDVATGKKIAAFCLTEPSSGSDASSIQSRAVLSEDGKHYILNGSKIWISNGGIAEIFTVFAQTSIKDPKTGAVKDKISAFVVERAFGGVSSGKPEKKMGIKASNTAEVYFEDVKIPVENLLGEEGEGFKVSMNILNNGRFGMAAALSGTMKKLIEKAVDHASTRVQFGSKLETYGQVQEKIARMALLQYVTESTAYMLSGNMDTGSTEYQLEAAISKIFSSEAAWEVADECIQLYGGMGFMTEAGLERVLRDLRIFRIFEGSNDILRLFVSLTGLQYGGKQLKELEKDMKSLNLGVIFSEGTKRAMRMVGAKSTPSVKKGDIHPDLSGPASQLSQAVGDFGATCEAVLLKYRKHVIHEQYVLKRLADAIIDIYGMAAVISRASKSLSDDVSSSSHEKQLTVVWCDQASERVERLLKSITSTSSLKTDASMSAIAKEVISNRATVPVHPLRV is encoded by the exons ATGAGTCACTGTGTGAGGTTATCGAAGCAGCTACTTCGAGTACCTACAAG gTACTGGCGATCGGCCACACTCTCCCAGCTGTCTGATGGGCAGGGGTGGTCCAGATCCTACAGCAGTCAGAGCAACAATTCATTCGTTATGAACAGCTTTGCGGGGAAGTTTGAAACGGCAGAACTGTTCCCATACCCTGATG TATTGACAGACGAACAAAGACAAAATGCTAGCATGTTTGTTGACCCTGTCACAAAGTTTTTTGAG gaaaCCAATGACCCAGCTCGCAATGACCGCGAGGAGCGTGTCCCCCCAGAGATAATGGATCAGCTGAAAGAGATGGGAGCTTTTGGGCTACAGGTTCCCGCAGAGCTCAGTGGAGTGGGCCTCACCAACACACAGTATGCTCGTATGGTGGAGATTGTCGGTGGACATGATCTGGGCATTGGTATTTGCCTAGGGGCACACCAGTCTATTGGATTCAAAGGCATTCTGTTGTATGGTACTGAAGAACAGAAGGCAAAGTATCTGCCTGATGTGGCCACTGGGAAGAAGATTGCTGCGTTCTGTCTCACCGAGCCCAGCAGTGGGTCAGATGCTAGT TCAATACAGAGCAGAGCTGTCCTGAGCGAGGATGGAAAACACTACATTCTGAATGGTTCCAAGATATG GATCAGCAATGGTGGAATAGCAGAGATATTCACAGTGTTTGCTCAGACTTCCATCAAGGACCCTAAGACGGGGGCAGTGAAGGACAAGATATCGGCCTTCGTTGTGGAGCGAGCGTTTGGAGGAGTCAGCAGCGGAAAGCCAGAAAAGAAGATGGGAATCAAGGCCTCCAATACAGCAGAGGTCTACTTTGAAGATGTCAAGATTCCTGTGGAAAATCTGCTGGGTG AGGAGGGAGAAGGATTCAAAGTGTCTATGAACATTCTCAACAATGGCCGCTTTGGAATGGCTGCTGCTCTGTCTGGCACTATGAAGAAACTTATTGAGAAAGCT GTAGACCATGCTTCTACAAGAGTGCAGTTTGGGAGCAAGCTGGAAACATATGGGCAGGTGCAGGAGAAAATCGCCAGAATGGCACTACTTCAGTACGTCACAGAG TCTACTGCATACATGCTGAGTGGCAATATGGATACTGGATCCACTGAGTACCAACTGGAGGCTGCCATCAGCAAGATATTCTCATCC GAGGCGGCTTGGGAGGTCGCTGACGAGTGTATACAACTGTATGGTGGGATGGGCTTCATGACT GAAGCTGGTTTGGAGAGGGTGCTCCGTGATCTCCGTATCTTCAGAATCTTTGAGGGTAGTAACGACATCCTCAGACTGTTTGTGTCATTGACTGGACTGCAG TATGGTGGGAAACAACTAAAAGAATTGGAGAAGGACATGAAGAGCCTGAACCTTGGGGTCATTTTCTCTGAGGGTACTAAGAGAGCTATGAG GATGGTCGGGGCTAAATCAACTCCATCCGTGAAGAAAGGCGACATTCACCCAGACCTTTCTGGTCCTGCTAGTCAG TTGAGTCAAGCTGTTGGGGATTTTGGAGCCACTTGTGAAGCCGTGCTCCTAAAGTACAGAAAGCATGTCATCC ATGAGCAGTACGTCCTAAAGAGGTTGGCTGATGCCATCATCGACATCTATGGCATGGCTGCTGTCATCTCAAG GGCCTCCAAGAGCCTCAGTGACGATGTATCGAGCAGCTCCCACGAGAAGCAGTTGACCGTGGTGTGGTGTGATCAGGCCTCGGAGAGAGTGGAGCGTCTTCTCAAGTCAATTACCAGCACTAGCTCTCTCAAGACAGATGCGTCGATGTCCGCCATTGCTAAAGAGGTCATCAGCAATAGAGCCACTGTACCAGTGCATCCTCTTCGCGTCTGA
- the LOC135341583 gene encoding NF-kappa-B-activating protein-like gives MSTYASKSHRHRSKSPPYSSYKRNRSRSPERRKYNDRERRDGGPTDRYRGQWSGGQHEGQSEAFYASIREGREKVAVMGVPEVWALSPPRPTVDSDDEEVIKRREEARLTAELTNQMSGDSDSESERRRKRKKKRSKKSSRHSKKHKKKIPEPIESSEESANESGVEGEWVEKRLPRDGDDTFVGPVPEIKVQATNDKKDFGGALLPGEGEAMAAYVEAGKRIPRRGEIGLTSNEITVYEDVGYVMSGSRHRRMEAVRLRKENQIYNADDRRALAMFNREERSKRENQILSDFRSMVHNKQSKN, from the exons ATGTCAACATACGCTTCCAAGTCCCACAGACACCGATCTAAGAGTCCACCATACTCTAGCTACAAGAGAAATCGTTCCAGAAGTCCAGAGAGGCGTAAATATAATGACAGAGAAAGAAGAGACGGAGGGCCAACAGACAGATATCG tggtcAGTGGAGTGGTGGTCAACATGAGGGACAGAGTGAAGCCTTTTATGCCAGCATTCGAGAGGGGAGAGAGAAGGTGGCTGTCATGGGTGTGCCTGAGGTGTGGGCACTCTCACCTCCTAGACCAACTGTAGA CTCTGATGACGAGGAGGTGATAAAACGTAGAGAAGAAGCGAGGCTGACTGCTGAATTAACCAATCAGATGTCAGGTGACTCAGACAGTGAATCTGAGCGGAGaagaaagagaaagaaaaagagAAGCAAAAAATCATCAAGACACTCTAAAAA GCATAAGAAGAAGATACCTGAGCCGATAGAGAGCTCAGAGGAATCGGCCAATGAGAGTGGAGTTGAGGGAGAGTGGGTAGAGAAACGGCTGCCAAGGGATGGAGATGATACATTTGTGGGTCCAGTCCCAGAGATCAAAGTCCAGGCCACTAACGACAAGAAAGA CTTTGGTGGTGCCCTGCTACCTGGAGAAGGAGAGGCAATGGCTGCCTATGTGGAGGCCGGCAAACGTATCCCACGCAGAGGAGAGATTGGACTCACTTCAAACGAGATCACTGTCTATGAGGATGTTGGCTATGTCATGAGTGGTAGTCGTCACAGGAGAATGGAGGCTGTTCGTTTAAGAAAGGAGAACCAGATCTACAATGCTGACGATCGCCGGGCACTGGCCATGTTCAACAGAGAGGAGAGGTCCAAGAGAGAGAATCAAATACTCTCAGACTTCAGGTCCATGGTGCACAACAAGCAAAGCAAGAACTAA
- the LOC135341586 gene encoding selenoprotein T2-like, translating into MEGGTYPPPRVNELLSSGLFIVRMAVVLLLLAGPGVLQSIGIQNPPWIYTWAHENKMTTFLVIFIIGGQIENQLLSTGAFEVSLNDELVWSKLETGRLPSLMELKELISEPSQSFESASTVMEAEFDDEMESFYS; encoded by the exons ATGGAGGGAGGGACGTACCCACCACCGAGGGTCAATGAGCTGCTCAGTTCAGGGTTGTTTATTGTGAGGATGGCAGTCGTACTGCTGTTGTTGGCCGGACCAGGGGTGCTGCAGAGCATTGGGATACAGAACCCACCCTGGATATACACCTGGGCTCACGAGAACAAG ATGACCACTTTCCTGGTGATATTTATAATCGGAGGACAAATAGAGAACCAGTTGCTGTCCACCGGTGCCTTTGAAGTATCACTCAACG aTGAGCTGGTGTGGTCCAAGCTAGAGACAGGTAGACTGCCTTCACTCATGGAACTCAAGGAGCTAATATCAGAGCCGAGTCAGTCGTTTGAATCAGCCTCCACAGTCATGGAGGCTGAGTTCGATGACGAGATGGAGTCCTTCTATTCATAG
- the LOC135341574 gene encoding phosphatidylinositol 3,4,5-trisphosphate 5-phosphatase 2-like, which yields MSSNSSHWVWFHKNVGRVETERILLESKEDGSFLIRESDTIKGAYVLSTIYQKRIHHYRILPNEDGKFSVQAQQGIQRKAFSTLDEMVEYYKLGKRGIVCALTIPIPQRREEEQQEDPDESDDEDDVSKEKNLISKFLLASLSTVDITNVDNSFLEKLKSYLNGDVVKDVDSMSTSFPHVTQLKQLFLSDCAKIHEQLNMVMVRVDLMQSLFDRAGGAKHAGDVSSMARRRRSKPEDGDFDSLGFKLSDCSESIQSLETTAFQMFRELSVTLTGRPSNPNSLTQPPAPSDSGKNSPDQDMDDEEVSFDVKIEHALSGKKNQILTVNLRDCRLCLCKPGERQGTSFEHHQILQLVKSRTREHRLGVQLSGQSRKDYIFNDMRAREHFCQLIQYIRNKMRQEEHDHVSIFVGTWNMGDAGPPAEISSWIRCNGMGKTLSTKLEHAHDMYVFGTQETSVSEKDWFSILKQTLKTLYSIDYEKVTSQTLWGIRCLILVKSEHSNKISHVQVSQVRTGIGNALGNKGGVGISFFFGNISLCFINSHLTSGNEKCTRRNQNYHDILKGMGALKHKNLSQFDLTNQFTHMFFLGDLNYRIDQLSATEIVDYAKKNDHFSIFSDDQLKREMEKKKVFVGFDESPILFPPTYRFAKGARTLDDYVWVKHKRSGIRINVPSYCDRVLWRSYPNAPIINTSYGCTGDIMTSDHSPVFATFQILGIKQYAASVAPTSGLMPTNNKKAMIVIDSVSARIQTNSKTHFYIELHSACFEGLRKSPPNNDWAQVQDSETYVRPVWRARDPAVSIQPIVKEEEYLEQQHLLLIIKSQESDEPYAECCLSLRELIGKSPVSVRRELTHQALPIGELDALIHVTLDQYKQRVTEEELYSDVNFIIQDQGAAGSSSLDFVSNGSKVRQRSHHSESADPPIMNARYRKDSIGTRPMLPVPRSTINSHRPSSASTPSATAEAGAPPLPRRREGAISPRNSTNVPSSMNIPSSNPPIPSRRIESPSTTDPPVPVPRLRPSQSNPPLPTKRKMPPTPTSTPFRQGSSPPLKGRNADPLPPLPSKSPPLPIARQEVPPSPPAHRRQGGRSPRPPSTVDSLLHLNGLQQFSSILIANGYDDMHFLAEVSEEELEEIGVTESSDRGKLLQIFRKAT from the exons ATGTCAAGCAATAGCAGTCACTGGGTATGGTTCCACAAGAACGTGGGTCGTGTGGAGACAGAGAGGATATTACTGGAGAGCAAAGAAGATGGCTCCTTTCTGATCAGAGAGAGTGACACTATCAAAGGAGCCTATGTGCTCTCTACAAT atATCAGAAGAGAATCCATCACTATCGGATACTACCAAACGAGGATGGAAAATTTTCTGTTCAG GCCCAGCAAGGTATCCAACGAAAGGCTTTCTCTACGCTGGACGAGATGGTGGAGTACTACAAGCTGGGCAAGCGAGGGATTGTGTGCGCACTCACCATCCCCATACctcagaggagagaggagGAGCAGCAGGAAGACCCTGATGAATCAG ACGATGAGGATGATGTTTCAAAAGAGAAAAACCTCATATCCAAATTCCTGTTGGCCTCCCTGAGTACAGTGGACATCACCAATGTGGACAACAGCTTTTTGGAGAAACTCAAGTCCTATCTCAATGGTGACGTTGTTAAGGACGTGGACAGTATGTCCACATCCTTCCCTCATGTCACACAGCTCAAGCAGCTCTTCTTGTCCGACTGTGCCAAAATTCATGA GCAACTGAACATGGTTATGGTACGTGTGGATCTGATGCAGAGTCTGTTTGACAGAGCTGGAGGGGCCAAACACGCTGGAGATGTGAGCTCCATGGCCAGGAGAAGGCGGTCCAAACCAGAG GATGGTGATTTTGACTCTCTGGGTTTCAAGCTCAGCGATTGTTCTGAGTCCATTCAGAGTTTGGAAACGACA GCCTTTCAGATGTTTCGTGAGTTGAGTGTGACCCTGACTGGGCGTCCCTCCAACCCCAACTCCCTCACCCAGCCACCTGCACCCTCTGACTCAGGAAAAAATTCTCCCGATCAGGACATGGACGACGAGGAGGTCTCCTTCGATGTCAAGATCGAGCACGCTCTCTCAG gcaagaAAAACCAAATACTGACAGTGAATCTGAGAGACTGTCGCCTGTGTCTGTGTAAGCCAGGGGAGCGACAGGGGACCTCGTTCGAGCACCATCAGATCCTCCAGCTCGTCAAGTCACGTACCAGAGAGCACAGGCTCGGTGTTCAACTGAGCGGACAGAGCAGGAAAGACTACATCTTCAATGACATGCGG GCACGAGAGCACTTTTGTCAGCTGATTCAGTACATTCGTAACAAGATGAGACAGGAGGAGCATGACCACGTCTCAATATTCGTGGGCACCTGGAATATGGGTGATGCGGGACCTCCTGCCGAAATCAGCTCGTGGATACGCTGTAATGGGATGGGCAAAACGCTGTCCACTAAACTGGAGCACGCTCATGacatgtatgtgtttggaACACAG gAGACAAGTGTGAGTGAAAAGGACTGGTTCTCTATTCTCAAGCAGACACTCAAGACGCTCTACTCCATAGATTATGAGAAGGTGACCTCTCAAACGCTGTGGGGCATTAGGTGCCTCATTCTAGTCAAGTCTGAGCACTCCAACAAGATATCACACGTTCAG GTGTCTCAGGTGCGTACTGGTATTGGCAATGCCTTGGGCAACAAAGGAGGAGTTGGCATCTCCTTCTTTTTTGGAAATATCTCCCTCTGCTTCATTAACTCCCACCTCACATCAGGCAATGAAAAGTGCACCAG GCGTAACCAGAACTACCATGATATTTTGAAGGGCATGGGTGCCCTCAAGCACAAGAACCTGAGCCAGTTCGACCTCACCAACCAGTTCACTCACATGTTCTTCCTGGGGGACCTCAACTACCGCATAGACCAACTAAGTGCCACTGAGATTGTCGACTATGCCAAAAAGAACGACCACTTCTCCATATTCTCTGATGACCAGCTCAAGAGGGAGATGGAAAAAAAGAAAGTGTTTGTCGGATTCG ATGAGTCCCCTATTCTGTTTCCGCCGACCTACCGGTTTGCCAAGGGAGCCAGAACACTGGACGACTATGTCTGGGTCAAGCACAAGAGATCAGGG ATTCGTATTAACGTGCCCTCGTACTGTGATCGTGTGCTGTGGCGGTCATACCCGAATGCCCCTATCATCAACACCTCGTATGGGTGCACAGGTGACATCATGACAAGTGACCACTCCCCCGTCTTTGCCACCTTCCAGATACTAGGCATCAAGCAGTATGCTG CTTCAGTTGCACCTACTAGTGGACTGATGCCCACCAACAACAAGAAAGCAATGATTGTCATTGACAGTGTCTCAGCAAGG ATACAGACGAACAGCAAGACGCACTTCTACATTGAGTTACACTCAGCATGCTTTGAGGGGTTGAGGAAGTCTCCACCCAACAATGACTGGGCCCAGGTGCAGGACTCAGAGACATATGTACGGCCAGTATGGCGAGCGAGAGACCCCGCGGTCAGTATACAGCCCATTGTCAAGGAGGAGGAGTACTTGGAGCAACAGCACCTGCTACTGATCATTAAGTCCCAGGAGAGTGATGAGCCTtatg CTGAATGCTGTTTGTCCTTGAGAGAGCTAATTGGCAAGTCACCAGTGTCTGTACGGCGGGAGCTCACCCATCAAGCACTTCCCATCGGAGAATTAGA TGCCCTGATTCATGTCACACTTGACCAGTACAAGCAGAGGGTGACGGAGGAAGAGCTTTACTCTGACGTCAACTTCATTATTCAAGACCAAG GGGCAGCCGGTAGTAGTTCTTTGGATTTTGTCAGTAATGGCTCCAAGGTTCGACAGAGGAGCCACCACTCAGAGTCAGCGGACCCTCCCATAATGAATGCCAGATATCGGAAGGACTCTATTGGGACCCGCCCCATGCTCCCTGTCCCCCGCTCTACCATCAACTCACACAGACCATCATCAGCCTCCACCCCCAGTGCCACTGCTGAAGCTGGAGCACCCCCACTACCACGCAGAAG GGAAGGAGCTATTTCTCCCAGAAATTCAACAAATGTACCTAGTAGCATGAATATACCTAGTAGCAACCCTCCTATTCCTTCCAGAAGAATAGAGAGTCCAAG CACAACGGATCCTCCTGTTCCAGTGCCTCGATTGCGACCCTCTCAAAGCAATCCTCCTCTCCCTACAAAACGGAAAATGCCCCCTACCCCTACCTCCACTCCATTTCGTCAAGGGTCCTCACCCCCTCTGAAGGGAAGAAATGCGGACCCCTTGCCTCCCCTACCCTCTAAATCACCTCCCCTCCCTATTGCTCGGCAAGAAGTACCTCCATCCCCTCCTGCACATAGAAGACAA GGAGGGAGATCTCCAAGACCACCATCTACTGTAGATTCCCTGCTTCATTTGAACGGGTTGCAGCAGTTCTCCAGCATCCTCATCGCTAATGGTTACGATGATATGCACTTTCTGGCTGAAGTGTCTGAAGAAGAACTGGAAGAAATAGGAGTCACCGAGTCCTCAGATAGAGGAAAG TTACTGCAAATATTTAGGAAGGCAACTTAG
- the LOC135341582 gene encoding propionyl-CoA carboxylase beta chain, mitochondrial-like has protein sequence MLHTRALLRHWRATSILSQGQRRYGSQRAKTLATLEEKRKAATLGGGQKRIDKQHQTGKLTARERVELLLDPGTFREYDMFVEHTCADFGMDTASNKIPGDGVITGHGQINGRMTFVFSQDFTVFGGSLSSMHARKICKIMDKAMDVGAPVIGLNDSGGARIQEGVDSLAGYADIFLRNVHSSGVIPQLSLIMGPCAGGAVYSPAMTDFTFMVKDTSYMFVTGPKVVEEVTREVVTDQELGGALTHTKKSGVAHKAFENDVHALYEMRELFDFLPLSNKDKLPIRVTEDPKDRLIPGLDYIVPHSSDQPYDILDVIRGVVDEGNFFEIMPDYARNIIVGFARMNGRTVGVVGNQPNQKAGCLDITSSIKGARFVRFCDCFNIPILTFEDVPGFLPGTQEEHNGIIRNGAKLLFAYAEATVPKITVITRKAYGGAYDVMSSKHLRGDINYAWPTAEIAVMGAKGAVAILHRGADSSELPRLQQEYEDTLCTPFQAAARGFVDDIIFPRETRKRICEDLELLASKKQSLPWKKHSNIPL, from the exons ATGTTGCACACTCGAGCTCTACTGAGGCACTGGAGGGCTACTTCTATCCTCTCTCAAGGACAAAGGAGGTATGGATCACAGAGAGCAAAGACCTTAGCCACTCTAGAGGAGAAGAGGAAAGCGGCTACACTCGGGGGTGGCCAGAAGAGAATTGACAAACAACACCAAACT GGCAAGCTGACTGCACGAGAGCGTGTTGAGCTCCTCCTGGATCCGGGCACTTTTAGAGAGTACGACATGTTTGTAGAGCACACCTGTGCCGACTTTGGCATGGATACCGCTAGTAACAAG ATCCCTGGAGACGGTGTGATCACTGGTCACGGGCAAATCAACGGGAGAATGACCTTTGTCTTCAGTCAG GACTTCACAGTGTTTGGTGGGAGTCTGTCGAGCATGCATGCTCGCAAGATTTGTAAGATAATGGACAAGGCGATGGACGTGGGTGCTCCAGTGATAGGACTGAACGACTCTGGTGGTGCTAGGATACAGGAGGGGGTGGACTCTCTTGCTGGATACGCTGATATCTTCTTG agAAATGTCCACTCGTCTGGAGTGATTCCTCAGCTCTCTCTGATCATGGGCCCGTGTGCTGGAGGGGCAGTGTACTCTCCTGCTATGACAGACTTCACCTTCATGGTCAAG GATACCTCCTACATGTTTGTGACTGGACCCAAAGTTGTGGAG GAAGTGACTCGGGAGGTAGTGACAGATCAGGAGTTGGGAggggcactcacacacactaagAAGTCAGGAGTGGCCCACAAAGCCTTCGAGAATGATGTTCATGCATTATACGA GATGAGGGAGCTATTTGATTTCCTGCCCCTAAGCAACAAAGACAAGCTCCCCATAAGAGTGACAGAGGACCCTAA GGACCGTCTTATTCCCGGCCTGGACTACATTGTCCCTCACTCGTCTGACCAGCCCTACGATATACTGGATGTGATTAGGGGGGTCGTTGATGAGGGCAACTTCTTTGAGATTATGCCAGACTACGCTCGTAACATTATTGTGGGGTTTGCGAGGATGAATGGCCgcactgtgggtgtggtgggaAACCAGCCCAATCAGAAAGCAG GTTGCTTGGATATCACATCGTCAATAAAAGGAGCAAGATTTGTGCGTTTCTGTGACTGCTTCAATATCCCAATTCTTACTTTTGAAGACGTACCAGGATTCCTCCCAG GTACCCAAGAGGAGCACAATGGCATCATCAGGAATGGAGCCAAGCTACTATTTGCGTATGCTGAGGCCACTGTCCCCAAGATCACCGTGATCACTAGGAAGGCGTATGGTGGAGCATACGATGTGATGAGCTCTAAACACTTGAGGGGGGACATCAACTATGCCTGGCCAACTGCTGAGATTGCCGTTATGGGGGCAAAG ggtGCAGTAGCTATCCTTCACCGTGGTGCTGACTCATCAGAACTACCTCGGCTACAGCAAGAGTACGAGGACACTCTCTGCACGCCATTCCAGGCAGCTGCAAGAG GGTTtgttgatgacatcattttCCCTCGTGAGACCAGAAAGAGGATCTGTGAGGACCTGGAGCTACTGGCATCCAAGAAACAATCTCTACCATGGAAGAAACATAGCAACATTCCATTATAG
- the LOC135341585 gene encoding desumoylating isopeptidase 1-like, with amino-acid sequence MATNKVQVYIYDLSRGLAAQLSPLFLGKQINGIWHTGVVVYGMEYFYGGLGIEFCPPGGTIMGPPNKVEDLGETGIPQEIFMEYLFELQDQFQPEKYNLLEHNCNTFSNEIAQFLTGKTIPDYITNLPAEVMSTPFGAQLKPFLETMFSGPNGGQSVTELQGTQHNSS; translated from the exons ATGGCTACCAATAAAGTTCAGGTGTACATCTATGATCTGAGTCGAGGACTTGCTGCACAGCTCTCCCCACTATTTTTAG GGAAGCAAATTAATGGAATCTG GCACACGGGAGTGGTGGTTTATGGAATGGAATATTTCTATGGAGGATTAGGAATTGAATTTTGCCCTCCT GGAGGTACAATCATGGGCCCTCCTAACAAGGTAGAGGACTTAGGGGAAACTGGTATCCCCCAAGAAATTTTCATGGAATATCTCTTTGAACTCCAAGATCAATTCCA gccTGAGAAGTATAATTTACTCGAGCACAATTGCAATACATTCTCAAACGAAATAGCCCAGTTCCTCACAGGCAAGACAATACCTGACTACATCACCAACCTACCTGCTGAAGTGATGAGCAC ACCATTTGGTGCACAACTGAAGCCATTCCTCGAGACGATGTTCTCTGGGCCCAATGGAGGACAATCAGTGACTGAGTTGCAAGGAACTCAACACAACTCCTCATAG